A window of the Podospora bellae-mahoneyi strain CBS 112042 chromosome 6, whole genome shotgun sequence genome harbors these coding sequences:
- a CDS encoding hypothetical protein (COG:M; EggNog:ENOG503NW9Q): MTVNIISLRSLDADCINHFTADLTTDERRLFDTSVAAKTLIEELKAIGATHKQQSKSRRVGEALIPFINGLETYGNGLSILANGSDILCPLWGSLRIVLDLAREFGEYFEKLALMLENIGTILSRLERYPTLYPDNENIKVPMVDIYIAIFEFCVRAKQIFRVGKEKCQGIKRLTQAVGLATALRVLWKPFSVDFDGIKDRISKNVEAVESEAGLAEKELASKERTLAGERWAKAERSQRLIANYVDAESTAKVHEWLAPANVATNHKAATSLRHASSGTWFLHGHQFQRWLREDNSFLWLHAIPGAGKTILSSSIINYLQEKVQDQNTGLAYFYCDYKDSQKQDPAKILSTILAMLAKQNSGVFENLQDFFLEQLRLAPTFTAEFDELLAEFNTFMSDHFETVIIVIDALDETSPSSWETLTDALRSLHEQCPRLKILVTSRNELPIARAFQGLPATSIEQSDVADDIQNFVEGEVASRIKQRKLKLRDPELQSVIVESLVTGSKGMFQWVRCQIDALCKLRNDKAIRSALTNLPRTLQETYIRILQRIEDEHPEDVEIVQKILAWLVRGIRNLSLEELAEAISIEPDNGEESMDFNAVDTDPEDMLELLGGLVTVSPDRFVSLAHFSVKEFLVSEDICKTKPLFCVAKYETESTLASVCLTYLCYDDFAKPLSPDSDQLQEYKFLPYAASAWGLHAKYSEQDDEPDEDVLDLTMRFFHLTNGSRRNFVTWEQYQRRAKSDKALSGVSSRTPLAYAAWYGLAGAAQQLLEAGVEAEQLLGPFKAAVSRGHAGVVKVILKFATASRDELQANGPVPHPAEKMAELDLGEALYDAAAMGHAAVVEVLLQQNIDLDARRRKDRSPLQAAALAGHADVVRLLLDKGAKHAIPCKRYGTPLAAAAEKGHRKVVEVLLQAGANPCGQGGLYSSPLTSAIAGKNVQIVQLILEHLNGVKVSSPARRNTGPLAMAASNGMDECIENLVELGYPVEDCGALYQACCAGNISTINLLLGLGADVNEWSTCKYGSAIHVASFRGHLGVLQRLISAGADLSVTHPEYGSPLELAAYGGHVDCVKLLAKAGIDINTGDNEATAVVRAAANGHNAVIEALYDLGLEKGATTDAGNALVTAAYFGHSDTVAFLAEQGVDLALLGTVLNKPISCTPLEAAASNGKMHVVKQLLQLGASPSETNNGRYGAPLSAALNAKSICEDIVTALLDAGADPSVVTDEESGSHGFPLLFAVKRDRFDLVKILVERGANVNLKAGLLITALQAAVELESDAIFNFLLEAGADVNLASDYSDLTGSIDDGLDKGPITALQSAAWHGKDDLITRLVGAGAHLSVDLGQDAPKPPFKSALQVASLRGHSTTVDLLLKLGSDANEKGGIFTTALMAACSQGHLEVVRSLLAAGATTEVIKGSWYTSPLLAALRHDGVDVELIELLVEHGANVNERAGGWGYPLPCAVGFQSDDKVALYLIEQGADVNAVGGVWGTALQVAAYHYDDKKLETLLDKGADPNIQGGQYGTALQAAYSRGAYVIIRILYRHGARNDLLGGMFGCAGGAAIGYPGKDDTWGSCSTLLHQMINYHDFDVNLAYGRFGNGLQHCVWMEREDEQYFVEAGAEVNKVAGHYGTALNAAAVTYQEGTFDYLMEKGADAKLGNELYPNALFAAIESIDKGQKIFDKVMKLGVDLNEPVSTVRGTALQAAALRNSWYAVRKLVKAGAEVNPGRASGRWGTPLIASVSQGEPESWRLLLRKGADVCTKAGHLGTALHAAILHGKVEAVDLLLGRGADPNARGSRYGTPLQAACASRASKWVIAMLLNRGAEIDATGGKYHTALQAACQTGELETVEMLVSRGANVNLRGGWFFSPLYAAVFVGHREIVRYLLRNGATWEEVDVQRMKGHHAGYWADWVRDSVEDEKKKGAEDGEEDEHEEEDDEVEEEEDEDFVADNVESIPGFDQPLKRMSKWGVVKNRIALKVGLLEKAVVEVEVKEGSGSSDEEEVIDPVFQEELLWVGEDLLE, translated from the exons ATGACCGTCAACATCATTTCCCTCAGATCGCTCGACGCAGACTGCATCAATCATTTTACCGCAGACTTGACCACTGATGAGCGCCGATTATTCGACACCTCGGTTGCCGCCAAGACATTGATAGAAGAGCTCAAGGCCATTGGTGCTACCCACAAGCAGCAGTCAAAGTCACGCCGAGTTGGCGAAGCCCTGATCCCCTTCATCAATGGCCTCGAAACCTACGGCAATGGTCTCAGCATCCTTGCCAATGGCAGCGACATTCTTTGCCCATTATGGGGCAGTCTCCGCATCGTCCTAGACCTGGCCCGCGAGTTTGGCGAGTATTTTGAGAAGTTGGCCCTGATGTTGGAAAATATTGGGACCATTCTCAGCCGCCTCGAACGCTACCCGACATTGTACCCAGATAACGAGAATATTAAGGTGCCTATGGTCGACATTTATATCGCGATCTTCGAGTTCTGTGTGCGAGCCAAACAAATCTTCCGCGTGGGCAAGGAAAAATGCCAGGGCATCAAGAGGTTAACGCAAGCGGTTGGCTTAGCCACTGCATTGAGGGTTCTCTGGAAGCCCTTCAGTGTCGATTTTGACGGTATCAAAGACCGCATATCCAAAAATGTGGAGGCCGTCGAGTCCGAGGCTGGGCTGGCCGAGAAAGAGCTGGCTAGCAAGGAACGCACTTTGGCCGGCGAACGTTGGGCAAAGGCTGAACGAAGTCAGAGGTTGATTGCAAACTATGTCGACGCAGAGAGCACAGCCAAAGTGCATGAGTGGCTGGCCCCGGCCAATGTCGCTACAAATCACAAGGCGGCAACAAGTCTTCGTCATGCAAGCTCTGGTACCTGGTTTTTGCACGGCCATCAGTTTCAACGGTGGCTCAGAGAGGACAACAGCTTTCTGTGGCTGCACGCCATTC CCGGAGCGGGCAAAACCATCCTATCATCGAGCATCATCAACTACCTGCAAGAAAAGGTGCAAGATCAAAACACTGGGCTCGCTTACTTCTACTGCGATTACAAAGACTCGCAGAAACAGGATCCAGCCAAGATTCTCAGCACAATCCTGGCCATGTTGGCAAAACAGAACAGCGGAGTCTTCGAAAACCTCCAAGACTTCTTTCTTGAGCAGCTTAGACTGGCACCTACATTTACGGCCGAGTTTGACGAGCTTCTTGCAGAATTTAACACTTTTATGAGTGACCACTTCGAGACAGTCATCATTGTCATCGATGCCTTGGACGAGACCAGTCCTTCGTCATGGGAGACTCTCACCGACGCATTACGGAGCCTCCATGAGCAGTGCCCCAGGCTGAAGATTCTAGTAACAAGTCGGAACGAGCTCCCAATTGCGCGGGCATTCCAAGGCCTGCCAGCCACGTCCATCGAGCAGTCTGATGTCGCAGACGACATTCAAAACTTTGTGGAGGGAGAAGTTGCATCAAGGATCAAGCAAAGGAAATTGAAACTGAGGGATCCAGAGTTGCAAAGCGTTATTGTGGAAAGCCTGGTGACCGGATCAAAAGGCATGTTTCAGTGGGTGCGGTGCCAGATCGATGCCTTATGCAAGTTGCGAAACGACAAAGCTATCCGCTCTGCTCTGACCAACCTCCCGCGCACGCTGCAGGAAACATACATCCGGATTCTTCAGCGTATAGAAGACGAACACccggaggatgtggagattGTCCAGAAAATACTTGCTTGGTTGGTACGCGGCATCAGAAACCTCTCActtgaggagctggccgaAGCGATCTCGATTGAGCCAGACAATGGAGAGGAATCTATGGATTTTAATGCCGTGGACACCGACCCCGAGGACATGCTTGAGTTGTTGGGTGGCTTGGTCACTGTATCACCAGACAGGTTTGTGTCCTTGGCACATTTCTCGGTGAAGGAGTTTCTGGTATCAGAAGACATATGCAAGACAAAACCTCTATTCTGTGTTGCCAAGTACGAGACCGAGTCGACTTTGGCATCTGTGTGTCTGACATATCTTTGCTACGACGATTTCGCAAAGCCATTATCGCCTGACTCCGACCAGCTTCAGGAGTACAAGTTTTTGCCTTATGCTGCCAGCGCCTGGGGTTTGCATGCCAAGTACAGCGAGCAAGACGACGAACCGGACGAAGATGTCTTGGATCTGACGATGCGATTCTTCCACTTGACAAATGGCTCGCGCAGGAATTTTGTGACCTGGGAACAGTACCAGCGCCGTGCAAAATCTGACAAAGCGCTCTCTGGCGTGTCATCAAGGACACCGTTGGCCTATGCGGCTTGGTATGGTCTGGCTGGCGCGGCACAGCAACTTCTGGAGGCTGGGGTTGAAGCTGAACAATTGCTTGGGCCATTCAAAGCTGCGGTTTCTCGTGGACACGCTGGCGTTGTCAAGGTCATTCTGAAGTTTGCAACGGCCTCGAGAGACGAGCTACAAGCGAACGGCCCGGTACCGCACCCAGCGGAAAAGATGGCtgagcttgaccttggcgAAGCACTTTACGATGCAGCAGCTATGGGTCATGCCGCTGTTGTCGAGGTTCTTCTGCAACAAAACATCGACCTAGATGCTAGACGACGAAAGGACCGGAGCCCACTTCAAGCAGCAGCCCTTGCAGGGCACGCCGACGTCGTCCGCTTACTTCTCGATAAAGGAGCCAAGCACGCCATCCCTTGTAAACGGTATGGAACTCCActggctgccgctgctgagaAGGGCCATCggaaggttgttgaggttttGTTACAAGCTGGTGCAAACCCATGTGGACAGGGAGGCTTGTATTCCTCGCCTCTCACATCAGCCATTGCTGGCAAGAACGTCCAGATTGTTCAGCTGATACTGGAGCATCTTAATGGTGTAAAGGTCAGCAGCCCTGCTCGCAGGAACACTGGACCCCTCGCCATGGCTGCCTCCAACGGTATGGATGAGTGCATCGAGAACTTAGTCGAGTTAGGCTACCCAGTCGAGGACTGCGGTGCTCTGTACCAAGCGTGCTGCGCAGGAAATATCAGTACTATCAACCTGTTGCTGGGTCTTGGGGCAGATGTCAATGAATGGTCGACCTGCAAATATGGCAGTGCCATACACGTAGCCAGCTTCAGGGGGCATCTGGGGGTTTTGCAGCGACTCATCAGTGCTGGGGCGGACCTCAGCGTAACCCATCCAGAGTACGGCAGCCCCCTCGAGCTGGCAGCGTATGGTGGTCATGTCGACTGCGTCAAATTGCTTGCCAAAGCGGGTATCGACATCAACACTGGTGACAATGAAGCCACGGCGGTTGTCCGTGCTGCGGCCAACGGCCACAACGCCGTGATCGAGGCTCTCTACGATCTCGGTCTAGAAAAGGGGGCCACAACAGATGCGGGGAATGCTCTTGTGACTGCAGCATATTTCGGACATTCAGATACGGTGGCCTTTCTCGCGGAACAAGGGGTGGATCTGGCTCTGCTCGGTACGGTTCTTAACAAGCCCATCTCGTGCACACCGCTGGAAGCTGCTGCCTCGAATGGTAAAATGCACGTGGTCAAGCAGTTGCTTCAACTGGGGGCGAGTCCAAGCGAAACCAACAACGGTCGATACGGTGCTCCCCTCTCTGCTGCTCTCAATGCCAAGTCCATCTGTGAAGATATCGTCACGGCTCTATTGGATGCGGGAGCGGATCCAAGCGTCGTGACCGATGAGGAAAGTGGAAGCCACGGGTTTCCACTCCTTTTCGCCGTGAAGCGTGACAGATTTGATCTGGTCAAGATTCTGGTGGAACGCGGGGCTAATGTGAATCTCAAAGCTGGCTTGCTCATCACCGCTCTTCAGGCGGCGGTCGAGCTGGAGAGTGATGCcatcttcaacttcttgCTTGAGGCTGGAGCGGATGTCAATCTTGCTAGCGATTATTCAGATCTCACCGGGAGTATTGACGATGGGCTTGATAAGGGGCCCATCACAGCCCTGCAGTCTGCTGCTTGGCATGGGAAGGATGACCTAATTACGAGGCTCGTCGGGGCTGGGGCTCATCTTTCGGTGGATTTGGGACAAGACGCGCCAAAGCCTCCTTTCAAATCGGCACTCCAGGTAGCATCACTTCGTGGTcactccaccaccgttgACCTACTCCTCAAGCTAGGGAGCGACGCCAACGAAAAGGGTGGCATTTTCACCACGGCTCTGATGGCCGCGTGCTCCCAAGGTCATCTTGAAGTGGTGCGAAGCCTCCTCGCGGCTGGGGCAACCACCGAAGTCATCAAGGGTTCCTGGTACACCAGTCCGTTGCTGGCTGCGCTCCGCCATGACGGAGTGGACGTGGAGCTTATCGAACTTCTGGTTGAGCATGGTGCAAATGTCAATGAAAGAGCCGGCGGTTGGGGTTACCCGCTTCCCTGCGCCGTGGGCTTCCAGTCTGATGATAAAGTGGCTCTGTACCTTATTGAACAAGGTGCCGATGTCAATGCTGTGGGCGGAGTATGGGGCACTGCTCTTCAGGTCGCCGCATATCACTACGACGACAAGAAGTTGGAAACCTTGCTTGACAAGGGCGCCGATCCAAACATACAAGGTGGGCAATACGGCACTGCTTTGCAAGCAGCATACAGCCGGGGCGCCTACGTCATCATCAGGATCCTGTATAGGCATGGCGCTCGGAATGATCTCCTTGGGGGTATGTTTGGGTGTGCTGGCGGCGCGGCAATTGGATATCCCGGTAAGGATGATACCTGGGGATCTTGCTCGACGCTGCTCCATCAGATGATCAACTACCACGACTTTGATGTCAACCTTGCCTATGGACGCTTCGGCAATGGACTGCAGCACTGCGTCTGGATGGAGCGCGAAGATGAGCAGTACTTTGTCGAGGCTGGAGCCGAAGTCAACAAAGTAGCTGGTCATTATGGCACCGCTCTCAACGCCGCGGCTGTCACCTATCAGGAGGGCACATTTGACTACCTGATGGAGAAGGGTGCCGACGCAAAGCTGGGTAACGAACTGTACCCAAACGCGCTATTCGCCGCCATCGAGAGCATCGATAAGGGGCAAAAGATCTTTGACAAGGTGATGAAGCTGGGGGTTGATCTGAACGAACCCGTTTCGACGGTCCGTGGCACCGCGCTCCAGGCCGCGGCGCTTCGGAATTCGTGGTACGCTGTCAGGAAGCTGGTCAAGGCTGGGGCCGAGGTGAACCCGGGTCGCGCTTCTGGACGGTGGGGCACACCGCTGATAGCGTCCGTGTCGCAAGGGGAGCCGGAGAGTTGgcgtctcctcctcaggaAGGGGGCAGACGTCTGCACCAAGGCAGGGCACTTAGGCACGGCTCTCCACGCGGCTATTCTTCATGGCAAGGTCGAGGCGGTGGATCTACTTCTGGGGAGAGGTGCGGATCCCAACGCCAGGGGGAGCAGATACGGGACGCCGCTCCAGGCTGCTTGTGCGTCTAGGGCTTCGAAGTGGGTTATTGCCATGCTGCTTAACCGTGGTGCTGAGATTGATGCCACGGGTGGGAAATACCACACTGCTTTGCAGGCGGCCTGTCAGACGGGGGAGCTAGAGACGGTGGAAATGCTGGTGAGCAGAGGGGCGAATGTGAACttgaggggtgggtggtttttCAGTCCGTTGTATGCTGCTGTTTTTGTAGGTCATCGGGAGATTGTGAGGTATTTGCTCAGAAACGGAGCTacgtgggaggaggttgatgttcaGAGGATGAAGGGGCACCATGCGGGCTATTGGGCTGATTGGGTGAGGGATAgtgtggaggatgagaagaagaagggtgcggaggatggggaggaggatgagcatgaggaggaggatgacgaggtggaggaagaggaagatgaggatttCGTGGCGGATAATGTCGAGTCTATACCTGGATTTGATCAGCCTTTGAAACGCATGTCGAAGTGGGGGGTTGTTAAGAATCGGATTGCGTTGAAGGTTGGGCTTTTGGAGAAGGCGGTGGTCGAAGTTGAGGTTAAGGAGGGTTCGGGGTCaagtgacgaggaggaagtcATCGATCCGGTTTTTCAGGAGGAGTTGCtttgggttggtgaagatcTGTTGGAGTAG
- a CDS encoding hypothetical protein (EggNog:ENOG503P4TQ; COG:S) → MVSLSVALGLRAAPLTVIIPNYAPFFLGLHFFFAYGLLSSRTLKQWYGIDHNVSPRYDLAKYGDAAVASGKITQKQLDMLKRNESAHANAVENYAFFAGAVCLATAAGVDRTLINRAGLTYTIARVAYGAVYILIDHPQWSQIRGITWWIGNLSCFYLLYKAGGELNSLSN, encoded by the coding sequence ATGGTATCTCTCAGTGTTGCCCTCGGCCTTCGGGCTGCCCCGCTTACTGTCATCATACCGAATTACGCGCCCTTTTTCCTGGGCTTGCACTTCTTCTTTGCGTACGGCCTTCTGTCTTCACGCACGCTCAAACAGTGGTACGGCATCGATCACAATGTGTCGCCCCGCTATGATCTTGCCAAGTACGGGGACGCTGCCGTTGCCTCGGGCAAGATCACACAGAAACAACTCGATATGCTCAAACGCAACGAGTCGGCCCACGCAAATGCCGTCGAGAACTATGCTTTCTTTGCTGGCGCCGTGTGCTTAGCTACTGCCGCTGGTGTTGACAGAACCCTGATCAACCGTGCCGGGTTGACCTACACAATTGCACGCGTGGCGTACGGCGCTGTGTACATCCTCATAGACCACCCACAGTGGAGTCAGATCCGTGGTATCACTTGGTGGATCGGCAATCTCAGCTGTTTCTACCTGCTTTAcaaagcaggaggagagctcAATTCGTTGTCAAACTAG
- a CDS encoding hypothetical protein (COG:O; EggNog:ENOG503P679; MEROPS:MER0018285) encodes MRNPPESINHLLDTLTNNPSSPSLRIHFPTETVSSPGQHLSTTASATPPSFSVSASALHNLKFPNNDLSPVSSHTSDPDDDANKPSTSAKNENQPDINPLTIPRFLITTLDLDPPFPSFPVLGPVLHGMQADLALSTSFTGEDDIDTDKQFIPLERDTRFNLGEDDIGEVARYMGPSPPGWSEPHRYVCLMWQQPEGVTGDKIREEMGWGGARDGKIGAWERVRFDQGGFEERFGLGEVVAGNYFVC; translated from the coding sequence ATGCGCAACCCCCCCGAAagcatcaaccacctcctcgacaccctcaccaacaacccctcctccccctccctccgcatCCACTTCCCCACCGAAACTGTCTCCTCCCCAGGCCAgcacctctccaccaccgcctccgcaacccccccttccttctccgtctcggcctcggccctccacaacctcaaatTCCCCAACAACGacctctcccccgtctcctcccacacctccGACCCTGACGACGACGCAaacaaaccctccacctccgccaaaaATGAAAACCAACCTGACATaaaccccctcaccatcccccgcTTCCtaatcaccaccctcgacctcgacccccccttcccttcttttccagtCCTGGGCCCAGTCCTCCACGGCATGCAGGCCGACCTGGCATTGTCGACCTCTTTCACGGGCGAGGATGACATTGACACAGACAAGCAGTTTATCCCTCTGGAGCGGGACACTAGGTTCAACCTAGGTGAGGATGACATAGGGGAAGTGGCGCGGTACATGGGCCCTTCCCCGCCGGGGTGGAGCGAGCCGCATCGCTATGTTTGTCTGATGTGGCAGCAGCCCGAGGGGGTGACTGGAGACAAAAtcagggaggagatggggtgggggggcgCGAGGGATGGGAAGATTGGggcgtgggagagggtgaggtttgaTCAGGGGGGTTTCGAGGAgaggtttgggttgggggaggtggtggcggggaattattttgtttgttga
- a CDS encoding hypothetical protein (EggNog:ENOG503NUGQ; COG:C), which yields MFPANQPLVSPQPRPLCLFAPRHILSHLTCTEPYSCVFPLLPQLKQITMAKDDREFRILICGGGVAGLTLANALEQASISYLLLERRPDLAPQVGASIGIFSSGARILDQLGAWDRIEKEAERINLLTARRADGSVICEDRSPELILARTGYCAAWGERQVLLRRLVDNIRDKSRLLSGRNVVEVRHDLDKGVRVVCDDGEEFEGDVLVGCDGVNSLVRGRMWELAGVVERERESLFADHNTLFGIAYGVQGLTSGHLDTSYNIGRVGMTIVADEGKVYWFAGERLSRRYHHGEIPQFNEQEVQSFLARNGDLILRPDPNRLTLADLWKKTVVHRLVSIEQGRFKLWHWGRITCAGDSIHKSTPNLGVGGNIAIESAAALANGIKKLADKCARTGQLRPSPDDIQKMLAEYQQERETRAAAVVDASGFLTQAHCMQTAYSRFFVNWLLPNFGELIAELFHHVMIGATKIDYLPLPTRSLMVTAPFNPTMGDGRRESRFKRALFALPLFLMSCLAFWIMNVGMPEQWAKEQRDGGFIAVDNTLVPVLRSFYGWRSLDETMAWVNMIFVPGMYGTSEEGRRHMITFLLEGLPFFTIWLLESTRRANALTILQLPNLFLTLCQLMGVGIIGPFYLYLHYILSPIESFAARDKRLTNTRWSYTTLPAILLAYLTPLIGFLFSPDLPQRQSWLFIWQPFPIWTALAMLTLSRLFSDTVNQDKISNFTKDLPVLRIYIGLGSIIAAAAHVWGRNGGVDPAHWGLFFPGGIPRHYGDLTSFAVNFLKWDYLFGFGSHIVWLGYLFWDLRQAGMLKEGWGNVMGLVVAGLVTVGPGATIGGAWVFREGVLAKRWHKDAVTVESVGRLHGGSK from the exons ATGTTCCCAGCCAACCAGCCTCTTGTCTCACCTCAGCCTCGGCCTTTATGTCTCTTCGCTCCACGTCATATACTTAGTCACCTAACTTGCACCGAACCGTATTCTTGTGTGTTCCCTCTTTTACCACAGCTCAAACAAATCACCATGGCAAAGGACGACCGCGAATTCCGCATCCTCATCTGCGGAGGCGGAGTTGCTGGCCTCACTCTAGCAAATGCGCTTGAG CAAGCCTCCATCTCCTATCTCCTCCTCGAACGCCGCCCCGACCTCGCTCCCCAGGTCGGCGCCTCGATCGGCATCTTCAGCTCGGGCGCGCGCATCCTCGACCAGCTCGGGGCCTGGGACCGCATCGAGAAAGAAGCCGAGCGAATCAACCTGCTTACTGCCCGTCGAGCAGACGGGAGCGTGATTTGCGAGGACAGGAGTCCTGAGCTTATCCTGGCGAGGACGGGGTACTGCGCTGCGTGGGGGGAGCGGCAGGTTTTGCTGCGGAGGTTGGTGGATAACATCAGGGACAAGAGCAGGTTGTTGTCGGGGAGGaatgtggtggaggtgaggcaTGATTTGGAcaagggggtgagggttgtttgtgatgacggagaggagtttgagggggatgTTCTGGTGGGGTGTGATGGGGTTAATAgtttggtgagggggaggatgtgggagttggcgggggtggtggaacgggagagggaga GTTTGTTCGCTGACCATAACACGCTGTTCGGCATTGCGTACGGGGTGCAAGGGCTGACCTCTGGGCATCTGGATACATCGTACAATATCGGCCGTGTTGGAATGACGATTGTTGCCGACGAGGGAAAGGTGTACTGGTTCGCAGGAGAGCGTCTCTCCCGAAGATACCACCATGGCGAAATTCCACAATTCAACGAACAAGAAGTCCAATCCTTCCTCGCCCGCAACGGcgacctcatcctccgcccAGACCCCAACCGTCTCACCCTCGCGGACCTCTGGAAAAAAACCGTCGTCCACCGCCTCGTCTCGATCGAACAAGGCAGATTCAAACTCTGGCACTGGGGGCGAATCACCTGCGCAGGAGACAGCATCCACAAGTCGACCCCCAACTTGGGAGTTGGTGGAAACATTGCCATCGAAAGCGCAGCCGCGCTGGCCAATGggatcaagaagctggctgACAAATGCGCCCGGACGGGACAGCTGCGTCCCTCGCCGGATGACATCCAAAAAATGCTCGCCGAGTACCAGCAGGAACGGGAAACACGGGCAGCTGCGGTTGTGGACGCGTCGGGCTTCTTGACACAAGCCCACTGCATGCAGACGGCTTATTCTCGATTCTTTGTTAACTGGCTGCTCCCCAACTTTGGAGAGCTGATTGCCGAGCTTTTTCATCACGTTATGATCGGAGCGACGAAGATTGATTACTTGCCGCTGCCGACACGATCACTCATGGTGACCGCACCGTTCAACCCGACCatgggggatgggaggagggagagcaggTTCAAGAGGGCGTTGTTTGCTCTGCCGTTGTTTTTGATGTCGTGTCTTGCTTTTTGGATTATGAATGTGGGAATGCCGGAGCAGTGGGCGAAAGAGCAGCGTGATGGGGGTTTTATCGCTGTTGACAACACTTTGGTTCCGGTGCTGCGGTCGTTTTATGGCTGGAGGAGTCTTGACGAGACGATGGCGTGGGTGAATATGATCTTTGTGCCGGGCATGTACGGCACATCGGAGGAAGGCCGCCGGCATATGATCACCTTTCTGCTTGAGGGGCTGCCCTTCTTTACGATCTGGCTGCTGGAGTCGACACGGCGGGCGAATGCGCTTACTATCTTGCAACT gcccaacctcttcctcaccctctgcCAACTCATGGGCGTGGGCATCATCGGCCCCTTCTACCTCTACCTCCACtacatcctctcccccatcgaATCCTTCGCCGCCCGCGACAAGCGCCTGACCAACACCCGCTGGTCGTACACCACTCTCcctgccatcctcctcgcctaCCTCACCCCCCTAATCGggttcctcttctcccctgacctcccccaacgccaATCCTGGCTGTTCATCTGGCAACCCTTCCCCATCTGGACCGCACTGGCAAtgctcaccctctccagaCTATTCAGCGACACCGTCAACCAAGACAAGATCAGCAACTTCACCAAAGACCTCCCCGTTCTTCGAATTTACATCGGCTTGGGGAGTATCATAGCAGCAGCGGCACATGTATGGGGGAGAAACGGCGGGGTTGACCCGGCACACTGGGGGTTGTTTTTCCCGGGAGGGATCCCGAGACATTACGGGGATTTGACCTCGTTTGCGGTCAATTTCCTAAAGTGGGATTACCTTTTCGGTTTTGGGAGCCACATTGTCTGGTTGGGGTATTTGTTTTGGGATCTGAGACAGGCGGGCatgttgaaggaggggtgggggaatgttatggggttggtggtggctgggttggtgacTGTGGGGCCGGGGGCAACGATTGGGGGGGCATGGGTGTttagggagggggttttggcgAAGAGGTGGCATAAGGATGCGGTGACGGTGGAGAGTGTAGGGAGGCTGCATGGGGGGAGTAAGTAG